The Nitrospira sp. region TGACGCCACCACCCCGGCTGCGGCTGGGATCGCGAGACCCGTAAAGTACTTCCCATCTGCTAGCGCGACGGTAGAGTTGAATCGCGCTAACCGCACGGCGCCCATTGCCACATAGGCAAACATCACGGCCACGCCAAACGTACCCTGCCCACTTAACGCCCACGAGTAGATCAACAACCCCGGTGCGACACCAAATGACACGACATCGGACAGCGAGTCATACTCCATCCCGAACTGACTCGTACTATTAGTCAATCTGGCCGACTTGCCATCCAAAACGTCAAAAATCATGGCGACAAGAATCGCGATGGCTGCTTCCAGATAGTGACCGTTAAAAACGGACAGAATGGCGAACACGCCGCAAAATAAGTTACCGGTCGTGAAGAGGTTTGGAATGAGATGCATAGCGGCTTTCCGCCGTTTCCCATCTTTCCCGAACGAGTTTTTGAAGCCTGCCGTTTTCATGGCAACTCTCCAATAATGGTTTCGCCGCCTTTCACACGATCACCCACCGCCACCCGAATCTTTGTACCTATCGGAAGGAACGTATCCATGCGCGACCCGAACCGGATCAAGCCATATCGCTCACCACGTATCGCCTGCTCCCGATCCGAGATCCAACAGACGATTCGCCGAGCGATCAGCCCCGCGACTTGCACACACAACACCTTGATGCCGTTGTGCGTCTTGATCATCACAGCGTTCTGTTCGTTCCGCAGCGTTGCATCCGGCTTGCTCGCAACCAAAAACAACCCCGGCTGATACTGAATACCTTCCACGACCCCATCGCAAGGCATACGGTTAATGTGGACATCGAAGACATTCAAAAAGATCGTAAGCCTGACACTACGTTCTTTCAGGTAGCGGGGCTCAAACTCTTCCTCGATGGCGATCACCTTGCCATCGCCGGGTGCAACAATCAGATTGGGACCTTGTGGGATCACTCGGGCCGGGTTTCGAAAAAACCAGGCAGAGAACAGCGTTGCAATCCCACCAAGAAACGCAACAACCGGCCATCCCAGCCATGCTGTCAAGAGTGTAACGCCGACAGGAGCTGCAATGAAGGGAATTCCTTCTTTGGCAAAGGGAACACCGACAGCACGATCCGCCACGGAACAACCTCAGTTCTTCGTCTTATCGACGAGTTGATCTTTCTTGAGCCACGGCATCATTCCACGCAGCTTCGCACCAACCGCCTCGATGGGATGCGTCTCGCCTTTGGCAAGCAACGCATTGTACACCGGTCGATTGGCTTGATTCTCCAAGACCCACTCCCTGGCAAACCGCCCGGTCTGGATTTCATCCAAAATCTTCTTCATCTCCTGCTTCGTCTGTTCAGTCACCACACGCGGGCCTCGCGTCACATCGCCATACTTCGCCGTCGTGCTGATCGAGTAGCGCATATTGGCAATCCCACCCTGATAGATCAAATCAACGATCAGCTTGACCTCGTGCAAACATTCAAAATACGCCATTTCTGGCGAGTACCCAGCTTCGACCAAGGTTTCATACCCGGCCTGGATCAACGACGTCAGTCCTCCGCAAAGCACTGCCTGTTCGCCAAATAAATCGGTCTCAGTTTCTTCGCGGAAATTCGTTTCAATGACACCAGCTCGTCCACCGCCGATCGCACTCGCATACGCCAATCCAACCTGTCTCGTGGTCCCACTGGGGTCCTGATGAATCGCAAGGAGACACGGAACCCCGCTGCCCTTCGTATATTCTGAACGGACGAGGTGTCCTGGCCCCTTGGGAGCAACCATGAAGACATTAATTGAAGGCGGAGGCACAATTTGGCCAAAGTGAATGTTGAATCCATGCCCAAACGCCAGATATGCTCCCGGTTTGAGATTGGGTGCGATATCCTGCCGGTAGATAGACGCTTGCGCTTCATCCGGAGCAAGAATCATGATGACATCCGAGGCCTTCACCGCATCGGCAACCGGCATAACTTTGAGTCCACTCTGCTCTGCTTTCTTCCATGAGGCGCCTTCTCGCAAGCCGATCACGACAGTCACACCGCTCTCTTTCATATTGAGCGCATGCGCATGTCCCTGGCTGCCATAGCCGATCACGGCAACCTTCTTGTTTCGAATCTGTTGGATA contains the following coding sequences:
- the pssA gene encoding CDP-diacylglycerol--serine O-phosphatidyltransferase is translated as MKTAGFKNSFGKDGKRRKAAMHLIPNLFTTGNLFCGVFAILSVFNGHYLEAAIAILVAMIFDVLDGKSARLTNSTSQFGMEYDSLSDVVSFGVAPGLLIYSWALSGQGTFGVAVMFAYVAMGAVRLARFNSTVALADGKYFTGLAIPAAAGVVASLVVFDHYLLKMGGDVRPIVVLLMTLALSFLMVSTIKYRSFKELKFKGHRQITYLVWGILTLMLVAAWPAVMLFVIFAGYALMGPVERVFSLVAPAAGKKSIGKVEPPPIESNL
- a CDS encoding phosphatidylserine decarboxylase family protein, translating into MADRAVGVPFAKEGIPFIAAPVGVTLLTAWLGWPVVAFLGGIATLFSAWFFRNPARVIPQGPNLIVAPGDGKVIAIEEEFEPRYLKERSVRLTIFLNVFDVHINRMPCDGVVEGIQYQPGLFLVASKPDATLRNEQNAVMIKTHNGIKVLCVQVAGLIARRIVCWISDREQAIRGERYGLIRFGSRMDTFLPIGTKIRVAVGDRVKGGETIIGELP
- the ilvC gene encoding ketol-acid reductoisomerase; the protein is MNISYDKDADIQQIRNKKVAVIGYGSQGHAHALNMKESGVTVVIGLREGASWKKAEQSGLKVMPVADAVKASDVIMILAPDEAQASIYRQDIAPNLKPGAYLAFGHGFNIHFGQIVPPPSINVFMVAPKGPGHLVRSEYTKGSGVPCLLAIHQDPSGTTRQVGLAYASAIGGGRAGVIETNFREETETDLFGEQAVLCGGLTSLIQAGYETLVEAGYSPEMAYFECLHEVKLIVDLIYQGGIANMRYSISTTAKYGDVTRGPRVVTEQTKQEMKKILDEIQTGRFAREWVLENQANRPVYNALLAKGETHPIEAVGAKLRGMMPWLKKDQLVDKTKN